Below is a window of Candidatus Liberimonas magnetica DNA.
GCTTGCCTGAAAAACTTGTCTTTAAATAGCCTTGAAACACGTGCAAGAGCCTTTAAATGCTGGCCGGCGACTTCTATGGGGCCTACAAGTAAAAATATCAGAAATACGGGCTCGCCGTCCAATGAATTGAACGCTACGCCTTTTTGAGAAATTGCAAGAGCTCCTACTTGTTTATCAATAATATCGGTCTTACCATGTGGGATTGCAACACCCTGCCCGATGCCGGTTGAACCAAGCTTTTCTCTTTCAAGTATAGTTTCATTTATTTTAGAAGAGTTCTTGATCTTTTTTAAAGAGCTTAAAAGCCCTACAATTTCGGAAATCGCTGATTTCTTATCCTGAGCTTTCAAATCCAAAATTATAGAATCTTCATCAAGAAAATCCATTATTTTCATCTTATGCCTCCTTGGCAAATCCGGATAGATTATAACTCTTAAGCCATTATTTCTTAGGCCTTATCAAACCGTACGAGTTCTGGTCTTTAAGATAAACGACGTTGATTTTTGAAGTTTCAATATTGTTAAACATATAGAACTTATCTTTAATTTTTATCATTTCTCTAATAGCTTCCTCTACGGATAAAGTCTTGATATCATATTGTTTTATTTCATCAATGTTTTTTCCGAAATTCTCAAGATCAAAATCCAATTTATCAAGATCGCTTATCTGTATCATGGAAGTTTTCTGTTTGTGTATGTTTTTAACAATTTCTTTATGTTTTTTCAATTGTTTTTCGATCTTATCAAGAGCCAAATCAATTGCCGCATATAGGTCAGTTGACTCTTCCTTTGATCTAAATGTTATTTTTTTAGCATGAATAACGATCTCTGCCAATTGCCTGTGTTTTTCAACGGAAATAATAACTTGTGCCCAGACAATGTGATCAAAGTATTTTTCGCATCTTTCCACTTTCTTCTGGATATAATCCGCAATAGGGTTCGTTAATTTTAAATGCCTTGCTGAAATATTAATTTGCAT
It encodes the following:
- a CDS encoding PTS sugar transporter subunit IIA, which gives rise to MKIMDFLDEDSIILDLKAQDKKSAISEIVGLLSSLKKIKNSSKINETILEREKLGSTGIGQGVAIPHGKTDIIDKQVGALAISQKGVAFNSLDGEPVFLIFLLVGPIEVAGQHLKALARVSRLFKDKFFRQALRNAKTPQEVVKIIKQEDEY
- the raiA gene encoding ribosome-associated translation inhibitor RaiA, which codes for MQINISARHLKLTNPIADYIQKKVERCEKYFDHIVWAQVIISVEKHRQLAEIVIHAKKITFRSKEESTDLYAAIDLALDKIEKQLKKHKEIVKNIHKQKTSMIQISDLDKLDFDLENFGKNIDEIKQYDIKTLSVEEAIREMIKIKDKFYMFNNIETSKINVVYLKDQNSYGLIRPKK